The Equus asinus isolate D_3611 breed Donkey chromosome 4, EquAss-T2T_v2, whole genome shotgun sequence genome has a segment encoding these proteins:
- the IMP4 gene encoding U3 small nucleolar ribonucleoprotein protein IMP4, with protein sequence MLRREARLRREYLYRKAREEAQRAAHERKEKLRRALEENRLIPTELRREALALQGSLEFDDAGGEGVTNHVDDEYRWAGVEDPKIMITTSRDPSSRLKMFAKELKLIFPGAQRMNRGRHEVGALVRACKANGVTDLLVVHEHRGTPVGFIVSHLPFGPTAYFTLCNVVMRHDIPDLGTVSEAKPHLIMHGFSSRLGKRVSDILRYLFPVPKDDSHRVITFANQDDYISFRHHVYRKTDHRNVELTEVGPRFELKLYMIRLGTLEQEATADVEWRWHPYTNTARKRVFLSAQ encoded by the exons ATG CTGCGCCGGGAGGCCCGCCTTCGCCGCGAGTACCTGTACCGCAAGGCCCGCGAGGAGGCGCAGCGCGCCGCGCACGAGCGGAAGGAGAAGCTGCGACGCGCGCTCGAAG AGAACCGCCTGATTCCCACCGAGTTGCGCCGGGAGGCTCTAGCGCTGCAGGGCTCGCTGGAGTTTGACGATGCTGGTGGTGAAG GTGTGACCAACCACGTGGATGACGAATATCGATGGGCAGGGGTCGAGGATCCCAAGATCATGATCACTACCTCCCGTGACCCCAGTTCACGCCTCAAGATGTTTGCAAAG GAGCTGAAGTTGATTTTCCCAGGAGCCCAGCGCATGAACCGTGGCCGACATGAGGTAGGGGCATTGGTGCGAGCCTGCAAAGCTAATGGGGTCACCGACCTGCTGGTTGTCCATGAGCATCGAGGCACACCTG TGGGGTTCATCGTTAGCCACCTGCCCTTCGGCCCCACTGCTTACTTCACACTGTGCAATGTGGTCATGCGGCATGACATCCCCGACCTGGGCACTGTGTCAGAGGCCAAGCCTCATCTCATCATGCATGGCTTCTCTTCCCGCCTGGGCAAGCGG GTCTCTGACATACTCCGTTACCTCTTCCCTGTGCCCAAAGATGACAGCCACCGGGTTATCACATTTGCGAACCAAGATGACTACATTTCCTTCCG GCACCACGTGTACAGGAAGACTGACCACCGCAACGTGGAGCTGACCGAAGTCGGGCCTCGCTTTGAGCTCAAGT TGTACATGATCCGCCTGGGCACCCTGGAACAGGAGGCCACAGCAGACGTGGAGTGGCGCTGGCATCCCTACACCAACACCGCACGCAAGCGGGTCTTCCTGAGTGCCCAGTGA